In Oscillatoria sp. FACHB-1407, the sequence TTGGTTTCATGAGGCAAGCCGTTCTTTGTACCCCACTATCAAGGAATCAGACGCCCTCGGTGAAGCTAGTAGCTTAATGAGTGTGACCGTATCAAAGTCAGATGGCCTCACCGGAGGCTTCTCGATTAGCCTCTAGGATTGCCCTCCTTTATCTGTGATGTCTTGTTCTCGGATTTATCACTTTATAGCTTTTAGCTCAAATTTTAATGTCGATACAGCATAGCCTCGTGCCCAGAAATGCTTCCCAGCAAAATTCTGTTGCTTGCCCTTAAACTGCTTTGCAATCGCAATTGCGCTTTTGCCCTTAATAGCCAATCATGGATATTACAGAATACTTAGGGTGAGGAGTTTATCAGAAACAATTAATACTCCAAGAGCTTAGGAGACATGCAATACTCAACTTTGTGTATTTTTAGTAATCCCTCTCTTAAGTTATACAAAATAAAAATTTCACTGGTTTTGTTTGCCTATCTAAATTTATTTGGCTACTAACTTTATGCTTTCGTTTATCATAACAATCAGTTATAGCCTGTAGTTCACGCTAAAGTGCAATCCGTTATCCTGCAAATTGTCACCTCGATCGCTTACATCAACAAACGGCAAAGCATAATCAACTCTCAAGTTAAGATTTGGAAATGGTTGCCAAAGGACTCCTAACCCTACACTTCCTAAAAAGTTTTGGTCGGGTAGGCGATTGGGATTGTCAGCATTGTTCCAGACATAGCCCACATCTACAAATGGGGCAAGTTGCAGTACAGGTTGAAGATCACGATTACGGTCTACAGTAAAACGATTTTCGACTGAAAAGCGAATCCCATTATCAGCCGATCGCGCGTTCTCACGATAGCCTCGTAATGAGGTGCCTCCCCCTAGAGCAAACTGTTGGGAGGGCAGAAGGCTATTCGGTGTTAACTGTACATCTCCTTGAAAGATTAAAAAGTTACGTCCTCCAATTCGTTGAACTCGCTGTACTTGCCCTAAGCAACTAACAAATTGCCCGTCAGGGGTTGGTTCTGGATTATCTGTAGCATCAAAAATTCCTAACCCAAATTGGCATTGTGCTTGAGACAACCATCGTCCTGAGCTGTCACGATGCAAGTAGTCTAGACCTAGCGTTAAGGCACTGGTACGGCTGACCCCGTTTTCATCGGGACCAATACCAAACGGTTGAGGGCGATTATTGAAGACAAATGTCTGCCCGTTCTGATAGGAAAATCCAAGTGATAATCCTAACTCTTCGTTATATGAGCGATGAAGTGCATGACGAAAACTAACTTCAAATAATTCCGAAGATGCTCTTAGATCAAATTCTCTAAACTCATCCTGAATAATTGCATTCTGATTTGTCTCGACACGCAATTGTAAGGCGGTGTTGTCACGATCGAGGGGAATGCGATATCCCAACCCAACGAAGTTAGCCCCACCGACTGTTGAAAAATTGAGTGGATCAAACTGAGTAGAGATTACTAGTTGATCTCCATCACGAATCGCATTGTTTAATCGAAAATTGCTATCAACTCGTTCTGCCCCTGTGCTGGGAGGGGAGTAATTGTTGAAATCAATGTTAAGCCCAAACTCATTTTCTTGATACCGAATAGTTAACAGACTGATACCGGGTGTACCGCTCTGTGAGAGAACAGGTTCAATTTTTGAAAAACGAGAATCGCTTTCTAGAAGTCTCAATGCATTTTCAAGTTGAATTGTATTGACTGGTGGTGCGATCGCATCTGAAAGTTGTTGTTCAATATGAGATCTAAAAGTGTTGTGCCATGCATCTGCTTCTATGCTACTAAAGTTAAAATCGGGCGTTTCAATGGGTTCAATTTGAAGTTGAACTTGTCCCTCAGTAATTTCAACCATAACTGACCCCTCTTCAGAAGAGGGATGAACCTCTGCCCATGAAGTAATGTAGCCATTTTGGATGTAACAGAGGGTGATGGCATCTTGAAGACTACTCAAAACTTCAGGTGTCAGAATTAGTCCTCGATAAGCCTCTCGAATTTGATCGATTTCATTAGCCAGGACTGTATTTCTCCTAATACTGTCAACCCTGATCTCACGAATAAATAGTTCACCTTCCTCAGCCCGAAGGCTTTCGGGTACTTCGATAGAGCGTAAGCATTCGTTTTCAGGTTGATTAGCAGCAGGCAACGCAGGCTGAATAGGAGATTCTGCGGTGAGATCTGTCTCTAAATCTCTGGCTGTCCCTGTTGTTGTAGGAAGACTTTCCGAGCCATTATCAATTTGGGTACTGTAATTAGGCTCTCCATCTTGTGCCAAGAGTGGTAATTGAATTTGAAATATCAGCAGCACAATCCACAAGGGCTGCAGGAGAAACGCAAATTGTTTGAACGCGATCGCCACTACCAAGGACTCCCAATCATCGTAAATGCTGACCAATAAGATGGGTGACTCAATTCTGTTGAAAGCCTATCCCTTGATTCATCCAGTACCAGTAATGCATTTAACTCATATAAATCTCTTCGTAAAGCAGTTATTTCTTCACTCGACAGATCCGCAAACTGAGACAAAAATTGTGGGCGATCGCTACGCAACAAATCTTCAATCTCTTGCTGCAACTCAGTTAGGCTCCTGCTTAATTGGTTAGGGTCTACCAAGGATGATTGCGCCCTGCGCAGCGCCTCGGCTTTTGTTGGGGCAGTTTCTAACTGCCGATAAAACTCACGCATCAACACCAGTGTTCCTAAATCATTGACTCGCCATAAACTAGCGAGAGTCGATTTTACGCCTGCCTGTAGTGACAATCCAGCAAAGCCCAATCCCGCTAACCGCCACTCCTCTGAATCAATCTCTGAATCACCAATGCCCGTTTCACAAGCGCTCAACACCAGTAGGTCAATGGATGGCTTATCCCAATTTAGGTTGCGAAGTCGAGAATCTAAACGCTCATCTAATAGCAGAGAGGTATCCCAGAGCTGAATGTTCGATCTTCCAGGGTTATCGGATACAAATGTGGTGTGGGTAGCGAGATGCACGATTCTGAAGGGTCGCTCATTTCGTTGCTGTTGAAGGTTGCTAAAAATAAAACCTCGATCGAGGAAAAGTTCATCGCCTCGACTTTCTGCAATCAAATACAACTCTAGCGGCACCCCAGGTAGCGGAGATGTTTGCATATCTTCCAGAATCTCTGACATTCCCATTGCTAAAACCTGGAAGTCATTCGTTTGAGTGTAACGAATGTCCGTCGAAGTAAAGTTTGGAATGATGCTAAAACTATATTTCTCAACAAAAAACTTACCGGACTCTTCGTCATACAAAGCAGCTAGTGGAACGGGTCTTAATCTGCTATCCATTGAAAAAAG encodes:
- a CDS encoding ShlB/FhaC/HecB family hemolysin secretion/activation protein — its product is MVSIYDDWESLVVAIAFKQFAFLLQPLWIVLLIFQIQLPLLAQDGEPNYSTQIDNGSESLPTTTGTARDLETDLTAESPIQPALPAANQPENECLRSIEVPESLRAEEGELFIREIRVDSIRRNTVLANEIDQIREAYRGLILTPEVLSSLQDAITLCYIQNGYITSWAEVHPSSEEGSVMVEITEGQVQLQIEPIETPDFNFSSIEADAWHNTFRSHIEQQLSDAIAPPVNTIQLENALRLLESDSRFSKIEPVLSQSGTPGISLLTIRYQENEFGLNIDFNNYSPPSTGAERVDSNFRLNNAIRDGDQLVISTQFDPLNFSTVGGANFVGLGYRIPLDRDNTALQLRVETNQNAIIQDEFREFDLRASSELFEVSFRHALHRSYNEELGLSLGFSYQNGQTFVFNNRPQPFGIGPDENGVSRTSALTLGLDYLHRDSSGRWLSQAQCQFGLGIFDATDNPEPTPDGQFVSCLGQVQRVQRIGGRNFLIFQGDVQLTPNSLLPSQQFALGGGTSLRGYRENARSADNGIRFSVENRFTVDRNRDLQPVLQLAPFVDVGYVWNNADNPNRLPDQNFLGSVGLGVLWQPFPNLNLRVDYALPFVDVSDRGDNLQDNGLHFSVNYRL